In Helianthus annuus cultivar XRQ/B chromosome 9, HanXRQr2.0-SUNRISE, whole genome shotgun sequence, the following are encoded in one genomic region:
- the LOC110877391 gene encoding uncharacterized protein LOC110877391 — MEVEEEIMEVEEESDFSDRDLTGESESDFSDMDLTAHKTKTPKRGLTRLPKMRTAFTNSGGKKHKVTFDELEKFSGEYRSEFSSFLGDLVRESVGFRFLAWKTVPTEVKDKLWEEITRFYDIDACRRRFVMTRLGDLLRNFRRKVYAGYIVPNLGKPKKLARIPKRYRSMVEQTDWDKFVTYTQSDEFKDVSNKRKTARSKYVYDHHLGRGGYAYLRDKLVQNNELSVDEIPSRALMWRKARENKNGEYKNVDVKDIANKIIDTETQIKDGSVNLDPGTDALTLVFGKEKGGYLKGVGYGVTSSRYWQSPRTKGSSKERIAQLEFQLHNERLERGKKDEQIKTLSMQMAETNNTLNQVLAHLAAQGQTLQISSLSADKISQTQVNSLDKHDGSKHKANATASKIVQKEMAPTVKSMNNSTGSKDNTNVTTSNTSSKVVQTEVTSHANTSKMVQKEMITENVKTRKKDILSTQETSLLGTSSQLESQENIHNTHSTNVLEIKCTLYTINMNNCVAYGTIHLSTGKQSIHGVPLQDNCYRVSIDKVVKEAAFLPVESCEVKTVGDALNTFVAWPKYLVKTSQKIPNLSSIQTQNSTTQVAKKQKICFTTLDGIKKQGARRTRKTL, encoded by the exons ATGGAAGTTGAAGAAGAAATCATGGAAGTTGAAGAAGAAAGCGATTTCTCGGATAGGGATTTGACAGGTGAATCTGAAAGCGATTTCTCGGATATGGATTTGACAGCACACAAAACAAAAACACCGAAGAGGGGGTTGACCAGGTTACCAAAAATGCGAACAGCATTTACAAACTCGGGTGGAAAAAAACACAAAGTTACATTTGATGAATTGGAGAAGTTTTCTGGGGAATATAGATCAGAATTTTCTAGTTTTTTGGGAGACCTAGTAAGAGAATCTGTTGGATTTAGGTTTTTAGCGTGGAAAACAGTGCCAACAGAAGTAAAGGATAAATTGTGGGAGGAAATAACG CGTTTTTATGATATTGATGCATGTCGTAGGCGTTTTGTAATGACTCGGCTTGGTGACCTGCTTCGAAATTTTAGAAGAAAAGTGTATGCGGGATACATAGTACCTAACTTAGGTAAACCAAAGAAACTTGCACGAATTCCTAAGAGGTATCGTTCAATGGTGGAGCAAACAGACTGGGACAAGTTTGTAACATATACACAATCAGACGAGTTTAAG GATGTGTCAAATAAGAGAAAAACAGCACGATCAAAATACGTTTATGATCATCACTTGGGACGAGGAGGGTATGCTTATCTAAGAGACAAACTG GTACAAAATAACGAACTTTCAGTTGATGAGATCCCCTCTCGTGCTTTAATGTGGAGGAAAGCAAGGGAAAACAAAAACGGAGAATACAAGAATGTTGATGTAAAAGACATAGCTAATAAAATA ATTGACACTGAAACGCAAATTAAAGATGGATCCGTGAACCTTGATCCGGGCACGGATGCACTCACATTAGTATTTGGCAAAGAAAAAGGTGGGTATTTAAAAGGTGTTGGTTATGGAGTGACTTCTAGTAGATATTGGCAGAGTCCTCGAACAAAAGGATCATCAAAAGAACGAATTGCACAACTGGAGTTTCAACTACATAACGAGAGACTTGAGCGTGGGAAAAAAGATGAACAAATTAAGACCCTTTCGATGCAGATGGCAGAAACAAATAACACACTTAATCAAGTTTTAGCTCATCTGGCTGCACAAGGACAAACTTTACAAATAAGTTCATTATCTGCAGACAAAATATCACAAACACAA GTAAATTCTTTGGATAAACATGACGGGTCAAAGCATAAGGCCAATGCTACCGCATCTAAAATAGTGCAAAAAGAAATGGCACCAACG GTAAAATCTATGAACAATAGTACTGGATCAAAGGACAATACTAATGTTACCACATCTAACACATCAAGTAAAGTAGTGCAAACAGAAGTCACTTCTCATGCTAACACTTCTAAAATGGTGCAAAAAGAAATGATAACG GAAAACGTGAAAACTAGAAAAAAAGATATTTTGTCTACGCAAGAGACTTCACTTCTTGGGACATCATCGCAGTTGGAATCACAAGAAAATATACATAATACACATTCAACAAATGTCCTAGAG aTCAAGTGTACTCTATATACTATAAATATGAACAACTGTGTGGCTTATGGTACAATTCATTTGTCAACGGGAAAACAAAGCATTCATGGAGTTCCACTACAAGATAATTGCTATAGAGTTTCTATTGATAAAGTTGTAAAAGAAGCAGCATTTTTACCGGTAGAATCATGTGAGGTCAAAACAGTTGGGGATGCACTAAATACTTTTGTTGCTTGGCCAAAATACCTTGTCAAAACTAGCCAAAAG ATACCAAATCTATCAAGCATTCAAACACAAAACTCTACAACTCAAGTCGCTAAAAAGCAAAAGATATGTTTTACAACGCTAGATGGCATCAAAAAACAGGGAGCAAGAAGAACAAGAAAAACACTTTAA